GACACCTGCTGATAGATGTAATGTGGTAATGtgtgataattataataaaatatctgGAACTGACAAATACAAaatcagattataaaaagttcacaaaaatgtaatctactaatacaaataaaacatctaaACCCAAAAAAAATTGTCTTAAAATTGGATTTGGGACTAAAATTGACATCAATTATGTCAgaacttataataataaaaacaatgtttatatatttttttatacacgtgtgtgtatataacattattttgcaagaatgcattattttacgaaaaaaagggaaaattacaGTAAATGAGCATAATAACATCAGTCATCTTGATCAGAAGAACAGTACGGAACCGGAGGGGTGACTATCGGTGGGCGTGTCCTCACCAGTGAGCTGGTGTACGTGGGGTCAGAAGAGTTCTCCGTCAGGAATCTGGACAGGCCGAAGTCAGACACCTTACACACCAGGTTACTGTTGACCAGGATGTTTCGCGCCGCTAGATCCCTGTGAACATAACTCTTCTCCGACAGGTACTTCATACCAGACGCAATCCCACGCAGCATCCCCACCAGCTGGATGGGCGTGAACTGACCGTCGTTCAGCtgcagacggagagagagagagagagacacaggtgAGAGTGGGCGACACTTCTGACACAACatcagagacacagagagagagagagagagagagagagagagcgaggacACGGGTGAGAGCTTGCGACACTTCTGAcccgacatcagacagacagaaagagagacacagGTGAGAGCAGGTGACACAACTGACCCAacatcagacagagagagagcggggTGAGAGAGGGGGACACTTCTGACACAAcaccagacagacagagagaaagagagagagagacgggtgaGAGCGGGCAACACATCTGACCCAACATCAGACagaaagggagaaagagagagagagacgggtgaGATCGGGCGACACTTCTGACCCAatatcagacagacagagagagagatgggtgagACTGGGTGAAACATCTGAcccgacatcagacagacagagagaacaaGTGAGAGATGGGTGAGACCGGGCAACACTTCTGACCCGACATcagacagagagatgggtgaGAGCGGGTGACCCTTCTGACccaacatcagacagacagagagagagagatgggtgagAGCGGCGACACTTCTGAcccgacatcagacagacagacaaacagacagagagagataggtGAGACTGGGTGAAACATCTGAcccgacatcagacagacagagagagacgggTGAGAGCGGGCGACACTTCTGAcccgacatcagacagacagacaaacagacagagagagataggtGAGACTGGGCGACACTTTTGACccaacatcagacagacagagagagatgggtGAGACCGGGTGACACATCTGACccaacatcagacagacagagagagcggGGTGAGAGAGGGGGACACTTCGGACCCTACATCAAACAGACAGAGATGGGTGAGACCGGGTGACACATCTGACccaacatcagacagacagacagagagagatgggtGCGAGCGGCGACACTTCTGAcccgacatcagacagacagacaaacagacagagagagataggtGAGACTGGGTGAAACATCTGAcccgacatcagacagacagaaagagagacacagGTGAGAGCAGGTGACACAACTGACCCAacatcagacagagagagagagcaagatggGTGAGAGCGGGCAACACTTCTGACACAAcaccagacagacagagagaaagagagagagagagacaggtgaGAGCGGGCAACACATCTGACCCAAcatcagacagaaagagagaaagagagagagagacgggtgaGAGCGAGCGACACTTCTGACCCAatatcagacagacagagagagagatgggtgagACTGGGTGAAACATCTGAcccgacatcagacagacagacagagagagagagccaggTGAGACCGGGCGACACTTTTGACccaacatcagacagacagagagaacaaGTGAGAGATGGGTGAGACCGGGCAACACTTCTGACCCAACATcagacagagagatgggtgaGAGCGGGCGTCCCTTCTGACccaacatcagacagacagagagaaagagagagagacaggtgaGAGCGGGCAACACATCTGACCCAACATCAGACagaaagggagaaagagagagagagacgggtgaGAGCGGGCAACACATCTGACCCAACATCAGACagaaagggagaaagagagagagagacgggtgaGAGCGGGCGACACTTCTGACccaacatcagacagacagagagaaagagagagagagagagacaggtgaGAGCGGGCAACACATCTGACCCAACATCAGACagaaagggagaaagagagagagagacgggtgaGAGCGGGCGACACTTCTGACccaacatcagacagacagagagaaagagagagagagacgggtgaGAGCGAGCGACACTTCTGACCCAatatcagacagacagagagagagatgggtgagACTGGGTGAAACATCTGAcccgacatcagacagacagacagagagagagagccaggTGAGACCGGGCGACACTTTTGACccaacatcagacagacagagagaacaaGTGAGAGATGGGTGAGACCGGGCAACACTTCTGACCCAACATcagacagagagatgggtgaGAGCGGGCGTCCCTTCTGACccaacatcagacagacagagagagatgggtGAGACTGGGTGAAACATCTGAcccgacatcagacagacagagagagagatgggtgCGAGCGGCGACACTTCTGACCCGACAtcagacaaacagagagagagatgggtgagACTGGGTGAAACATCTGAcccgacatcagacagacagagagagacgggTGAGAGCGGGCGACACTTCTGAcccgacatcagacagacagacagacagacagacagagagagataggtGAGACTGGGCGACACTTTTGACccaacatcagacagacagagagagatgggtGAGACTGGGTGAAACATCTGACtcgacatcagacagacagacagagagagatgggtGAGAGCGGCGACACTTCTGACCCGACAtcagacaaacagagagagagatgggtgagACTGGGTGAAACATCTGAcccgacatcagacagacagagagagacgggTGAGAGCGGGCGACACTTCTGAcccgacatcagacagacagacagacagagagagataggtGAGACTGGGCGACACTTTTGAcccgacatcagacagacagacagacagagagagataggtGAGACTGGGCGACACTTTTGAcccgacatcagacagacagagagagatgggtGAGACTGGGTGAAACATCTGACtcgacatcagacagacagacagagagagatgggtGAGAGCGGCGACACTTCTGACCCGACAtcagacaaacagagagagagatgggcgAGACTGGGTGAAACATCTGAcccgacatcagacagacagagagagagagatgggtgagACCAGGTGACACATCTGACccaacatcagacagacagacagagagagatgggtGAGAGCGGCGACACTTCTGAcccgacatcagacagacagagagagatgggtGAGAGCGGCGACACTTCTGAcccgacatcagacagacagagagagacgggTGAGAGCGGGCGACACTTCTGACCCGACAtcagtgagacagacagacagacagagagagataggtGAGACTGGGCGACACTTTTGACccaacatcagacagacagagagagatgggtGAGACTGGGTGAAACATCTGAcccgacatcagacagacagagagagaggggtgaGAGAGGGGGACACTTCGGACCCTACATCAATCAGACAGAGATGGGTGAGACCGGGTGACACATCTGACccaacatcagacagacagacagagagagatgggtGAGAGTGGGCGACACTTCTGAcccgacatcagacagacagacagacagacagacagagagagataggtGAGAGTGGGCGACACTTCTGAcccgacatcagacagacagacagacagagagagacgggTGAGACTGGGCGACACTTCTGAcccgacatcagacagacagagagagagagatacaggtGAGACGGGGCGACACATCTGAcccgacatcagacagacagacagacagacagagcctGGTGAGACCGGGCGACACTTTTGACccaacatcagacagacagagagaacaaGTGAGAGATGGGTGAGACCGGGCAACACTTCTGACCCAACACcagacagagagatgggtgaGAGCGGGTGACCCTTCTGAcccgacatcagacagacagagagcggGATGGGTGAGACTGGGTGAAACATCTGAcccgacatcagacagacagaccgagagagagagagagagagagagagagagagagagagagagagagagatacaggtGAGACCGGGCAACGCTTCTGACCCAACAtcagacaaacagagagagataCAGGTGAGAGAGGGTGACACTTTGGACCCTACATCAAACAGACAGAGATGGGTGAAACCTGGCGACACATCTGACCCGACATcagtcagacagagagagatgggtGAGACCGGGCGACACTTTTGACCCAACGTcagacagagagatgggtgaGAGTGGGCGACACATCTGACCCGAcatcaaacacacagagagagagagagagacagacaggtacTGACCCGCAGGAAGGAGTCCAGTGCGCCGTTCTCCATGTACTCGGTCAGAATCATCACAGGACAGGAAGCTGTGATCACTCCCTCCAGGTGAATGATGTTGGGATGCTGGAACTGACCCATGATTGACGCCTCTGACAGGAAGTCCCGCCTCTGCTTGTCTGTGTAGCCAGCCTTCAGGGTCTTAATGGCCACGTAGTTCTCTTTCTTCCCAGGAACCCTGAGCCGGCCGCGACACACCTCACCGAACTCACCTGCACACACATCACAAATGAAGACtatcagattcacacacacacaatagtgtAATGTGAGCTGTGCTTTCATCGGGTGTGTGTGGCCCATATTACTGCTGTTCACACACAGAAACACGAGCCCCGCGCCACACCTGCGCTCAACAATCACACACACGGTTCTCACCGGCACCGATCACCTCCTCGATCTTCACAAACGACACGTCGATCTCTTTAGCAAACTCCCTCACCAACTCGTTCGGATCCTCGTATGTGAACGGATCGATGTACACTTTAATccctgtgagacacacacacacacacacacacacacacacacacaattaaaccaCAAGAAAACATGTGAAGCATGTCTGAATGTGTATGGCTTTGCAATCATCTgaaataaagattatttttattttatttgagttcatgtttatttgatttaaagcACTGATTTATTTTATGGTCGGaggtttagttaactataataaccctggtatgAAGCGGTTTTACTGGTTTTAGTGAGTATTTCTGTGTAATTAGCTTGGATCTTTGAATGTTTTAGTCAATTTTCTATTTGTCAATCAAAATCCATATTTAATTATCTAAAAATATGATATACAAAGTTATAATAAAGTTTTGTAAGTAAATATACTtttctttatttgtcatttgtaaataatatttaagtcaaaaataatatataaactattattgtttttattatatgtaaatattatttactttataggtcaattataaataatatattgttgcaagttattattttgtaaatagatcacatattttatataatcacATTTTGCTGCACACGTTCAGATCTTAGAACAGAAGTCTTTTGCTACGTGATCGAACACTTAATGACTTTTGTTGATGTGATCTTATGCTGAAGTGATTGTATTAGGATTAATCATATTTCAGAGTGATACAAACAGGTGATGAACACGTCTCCACATGAAGCACATGTGTCTCATCCGGCCGTTGCCTGGCAACAGTAAACAACCACACTGCTGTAAGATGTTTCTCTGCTCGTGTGTGTGTCACTCTCACGTAAACAACACAAACCAGCGCTGACAGATTGACCGCAGTATAACACATTCCTGATCACAGGACGGCACACTCACCCTGACCCATCAGGAACTGGCTGCTCTTATCCGGGTCTGGATCCCGTGTGCGGCTGGAGcgcctgagacacacacacacacacacacacacacacacacacacacacacacgggtttAGATGGACAGACTGACTCTGTGTTTACATGTGATTGGATTAtacagagctgtgtgtgtgtgtgtgtgtgtgtgagtgtgtgagacagAATTCCTCTCTCATGACTCGTGTGAGTTTCTGTCTGTTGTGTGTGAGACCCTGCAGCTGTTCGCTCTCTTCAcgagcctcacacacacacacttgcgtCACATGACCTCGAgcgtctgcgtgtgtgtgtgtgtgtgcgtgtgtgtgtgatgtagttTGATAGTGTTGTGTTGTTAGCAGCAGTGATGTCATCAGAAAACAGACCTAACAGATGATAGTCTGTAGAAATGATACAAACCTGTCTGAACATGGGTCAGAGTGATTGATAATACAATACATGCATTTAACTATATACaaactatttataaaatatgtgttaatttttattaatattatatacttTACTCGTCAATCAGTTTTACCTATgacaatagaaaaaaataaagacaatagAAAAAATGAAGTAGTACATGAAAAAATACATGTACTacatgaacgtgtgtgtgtgtgtgtgtgtgaagggaacAGGATGTGTCCACCCAGTGCTGTCTCCATACAGACTCTTTCTGGAACAATGAATCTGACCctaagagcgcacacacacacacacacacacacacacacacacacacacacagacacacagacacacagacacacagacacacagacacacagacacactcacacacacacacgctccctctcacacacacacacacacacacacacacacacacacacactccctctcacacacacacacacacacacacagacacagacacagacacactccctctcacacacacacacacacacacacacacacacacacacacacacactccctctcacacacacacacacacacacacacactcacttttaACCCAAACCCCGCCCCCCCACCAAGCTCCAATCAGATCTCACCTGAAGCAGAACACAGCAACAATCACCACGGCGATGAGAATGAGGAGTCCTATAGCGACCAGAACACTGATGAGCAACAGCCTCGACGGAGACTCTTCATCTGAGAGAGACACACTGTTagattcatgtgtgtgtgtgtgtgtgtgtgagtgtgtgtgtgtgagtgtgtgtctgtgtgagtgtgtctgtgtgtgtgtgggtgtgtctctgtgtgtgtgtgtgtgtctctgtgtgtgtgtgtgtgtctctgtgtgtgtgtgtgtgtctgtgtgtgtgtgtgtctctgtgtgtgtgtgtgtgtgtgtgtgtgtctctgtgtgtgtgtgtgtgtctgtgtgtgtgtgtgtctgtgtgtgtgtgtgtgtgtctctgtgtgtctctgtgtgtgtgtgtctctgtgtgtctctgtgtgtgtgtgtctctgtgtgtctctgtgtgtgtctgtgtgtgtgtgtgtctgtgtgtgtgtgtgtctgtgtgtgtgtgtgtgtgtgtctctgtgtgtctctgtgtgtgtgtgtctctgtgtgtgtctgtgtgtgtctctgtgtgtgtgtgtgtgtctctgtgtgtgtgtaccgtccGGCAGGGTGCTGATGCTGGCGGCGGGGCTGAAGTGTCCGTATCCTGCGCTGGTTCTGGCTCTGACCTGCACCTGATACTGTGACGCTCGGCTCAGATCAGACAGAACCACAGAGCTGCTTTTACTGCTGACGTACTGCCATCCATCATCCTGGTCCTACAGCACACAGGTCAGGGGTCAGGTGGAACACACACGAAGCAGGTGTgtctgcagatgtgtgtgtgtatgtgtgtgtgtgtgtctcaccttcAGACTGTAGCGCAGCTGATATTCCAGAATactgtgctgtgtgtgtggaGGAACCGTCCAGCTGATGGACACACTGCTCTCAGACGCTTTAGTCCTCCTGACGCCGGACACTGGGACagccactgcacacacacacacacacaaacacacacacacgcacacacgcacgcacacacgcacacacacatatacacacacacacacacacacacacagaatcataAATATAATGGTAGCTTTAATGATAACTGTAATGATAAGCAAAGCTGGCCCAAGCATGGAGCTATAATGATAACTTTAGAACTATAATTACAATAATACTGATGATAACTATAATGCCTGTTCTTACAGAGTTATTACGATCACTAAAGCAGTTCTCACTGTAGTTATGAGCAGTGAGAGGGAGGAGTAAAGCTGTATGCTGATAGTTATGGTTGGTATGAGTGTGCTGACCGTCTCTGCTGGTGGTGATGTTGACCGAGCTGGAGGCGGGGCTTGTGTGACTGACAGCGCTCACTCCGTTCTGGGCGATGACGGAGAAGGTGTAGGTGGTGTGTGGGAGGAGCCCACGGATGATGACCCGCCTCCCGGCCACGCCCACCTGCCCCGGCCTGTAGGTGACGCTGTCTGTGCAGGGGACGCAGGCGGAGCCTCTGCAGCGCACACACTCCACACTGTAGGACAGATCCGAGCGTCCACCACGGTCCAGCGGCTCCGACCACTCCAGAGTCACCACCGTGTCATTGATCTGATAGATGATGCTGCGCGGAGCCGACGGAGGTGCTGCGGGGACAggacaggggtcagaggtcatctgtgagtgagggtgtgtgtgtgtgtgtgtgagagagagagtctcaCTGGTGCAGGGTGAGTCTGGAAGGTCGCTGGCCGCGCGGTGGAATCCtgggcgacacacacacacactggatccTGAAGAGTGTGTGTTACTGTTGTCTGGACACACACGACACAAACTCCCACCAATGGACGCTTTATACTGACCAGATCCACACGCTacgagagaacacacacacacacacacacgcggtcACTAACGAGTCTAACAGGGTGCTCACAGTTAATCATCATTAAAGTTAATAATCAATGGATCAGAGTCATTAAAGATCTACAACACACGTTCATCATTTAAAATACAGGCTAACTTCATTTCCTTTAACTTggtgtactaaaataactcaaattaaactgaaatacaaaCGGTTAAGACCTATatagacataataaaaaaaaaaactaaactaaactgaatgactaaaactttaaagtgaaaacaaaataaaaactaattcaaacacGAATAAAAACTGTCACAGTATCTCAATGATGCTAAAATCACTGCAACACATCACATGCTCACATCATAATGAGTTTAAATCTTCaattaatcaataattattttatatagcaCCTATAAAAATTGCTTTCTCAAAATGCTTTACAACAAATACACACCGCAAGAACACGATACGTTAATAAAGACGTGAAACGTTAACCTTATTTCTAAAAATACAAGGGTCAAAAAACATCGAAAACAATAACTTTgtgaacatttaacatttttaacattttaaaacttaaatctaCAAAACTTcagcaaaaatgagaaatgttgccttggcaactaactaggggtgtaacggtacatgtAATCGTACCgaaccgtttcggtacagggctttcggtacggtgcacgtgtgtaacGAATGcccaaatgcaatattttgtgcgcagaacataggtacattttcgtgtttccaaacgaacatattaagtgtcGGAAGTCTCCGTGTTCAGCGTAAATCCCGCgctgcagctgattctaatgcCGCTGACACACTGCTGCTGATCGGTCCAACGCTATACGAAATCTGTGCAGgtataaaaactgaaactgttcatgctgcactttacactttggaaaagtgatatatatatatatatgtgtttaaatatgagcaggcctacacgctgggattggtaatgctgcactgtaatcattgTAATCACATGtagtcattatattttattatatgatattggtttgacacagagtattttatttagtggagaactttgcagcagtattttatttcttattctttattttattttatatatattttattaaaaagtatttgttttttttttaaagtctaaacaaattgttaaaaaaaagtttatagtaataaacaacctgcagtttaatgtttgcatttctttcccttactgtaccgaaaatgaaccgaatcgtgactttaaaaccgaggtacgtaccgaaccgtgattacACCCctacaactaactgaaataaagtttaaCCTGAAATACTAAAAGTACtcatactgaaataaaatacagacaaatagaataaaaaaagaactaaaatgaaaacaaaaaaattctaagTTGTAACACTGATCCCACCTTAcacactaaacagatgtgtgtgtgtgtgtgtgtgtgtgtgtgaaagagagagagagagtgtgtgtgtgtgtgtgtgtgaaagagagagagagagtgtgtgtgtgtgtgtgtgaaagagagagtgagtgtgtgtgtgtgtgtgtgggggggggggggtgttggttAAACACACTCAATCTGGTCTCAGGCCCTCAATGACCTGCCTGTTGTACTTAAATAATAGAGTCAGACGgggcgtcacacacacacacacacacacacacacacacacacacacacacacacacacacacacacacacacacacacacacacacacacacacacacacacacacacacacacacacacacacacacacaaagagaggaCCAATACAAAGCGTAATTAGTACAAACAAATTCAGCCACCTGCTGcggtctctttgtgtgtgtgtgtgtgtgtgtgtgtgtgtgtagttaaaGTTTGAGGTCTGCAGAAGTGAGTTAAATGTGACAAAAGCTGATCTAGAGCAGAATAACACATAAATGTGTGATAAACGAGCAGTGCTGTGCGAGTGTGTTTCACATTAGTGTGTTTCACTCCATGTTTGTCCAATCATTACACATTCCTCAACAGAAACTCTGTTAATTAACCAAACCTAAACGACTTTACCTCTCAGCTGTAATAAAGAGTTAACGACAGCGCTGAAATACGTGATTCTAGATCACATTACACTCAAATAAAACCACAGCAGAAGAACATGTTCCtctggagagaagaagaagaaaggatcgcattacccacaatcctcagccACACCCACAGACCCATTCCTGCTCGTTAAAAGAGCATTTGATCAAGCTCTAttaaaacctcacacacacagcgAGAGGAGTATAAACACAGCTGCTTCAGATCCTCATCAGGACACACGGCTCATTAACACACTCCTTCATAATTAACACCTGAACCTGATCCTTCATCCTTCATTCCTCGGAGCGAACAGAACAACCAATCAGAGGACAGAAGAACTACAACACATGTAACTCACCCCTGCAGCGGTCAGAGTCCAGCGGCTCGAACcctgcttcacacacacagctggaggAGGGAGGCCCCACCCACTGACCGTCCTCCCCACAGAACATGGTGGGCGGGGCTTGGCCTGTGGGGGCGGAGTTAGGCACACACACGCCCTCGGCCTGCTGCACCAGCGAGTGAGGGAGCGTCTCGGGGAAGGAGGAGAAGGAGCGGGTGACGGAGGGACACTTCTTGAAGAAGACACGGACGGACAGCAGGGCCATACACGCACCCTGAGCCTGGAACGCCAGATAGAAGCCCTTCTTAGACAGAGGACCCACACGAACCGTCTTCACATTAGACTTCTTCTCTCCGCCGCGACGCAACAGGAAGTCAGCCGCGACCGTGTccacctgcagagagagagagagagagagaatgtgagagagtgtgtgtgtgtgtgtgtgtgtgaataagagAGTGagaggcaatttggttctttctcattatttgacttcatgggagcatatacaggctaaacaagagcggtgcaagaattgagccttgtgggactccgcatgtcatagACGTCCACTtggacttatgctctcctatactcacataatagcctctctcTCCCTTTCAACTATGAATGATATCCTGATGCTTCTACAGGAAAaacatgtgtgtgtctctgtgtgtgtgagtatgagtgcgtgtgtgtgtgtgtgtgtgtgtgtgtgtgtgagagagagagagagagagagagagacggtgtgtgtttctgtgtgtgtctctgtgtgtgtgagtctgagtgtgtgtgtgtgtgtgagcgagagagagagagacggtgtgtgtttgtgtgtgtgtgtatgtgtgtgtgtgtgagagagactgagtgtgtgtgtgtgtgcaccttgcTGTAGGGGTTCTCCATCCaggtggggtgtgtgtgtgtgtgtgtgtgtgtgtgtctctgcgtgtgtgtgtgtgtgtgtgtgtgtgtgtgtgtgtgcaccttgcTGTAGGGGTTCTCCATCCAGGCGGGGTGTGTGCTGCTGGCCGTGTCCTCGTCGCTCTGGTAGTAGAGCAGGTTGAAGGTCTCTTTGCAGCTGCGGAAGCTGGAAGGCATGGCTGAACACTCCATCACAGTGAAGCGGATCTCCACGTACACCTGAGTGGCTCCACGCAGCGGGATGAAGCGTGTGCGCAGCCAGTGACTCACAGACGTGTCCATGGGGCAGATCTGAAAGGTGCGGACGCTGTTGCCCTCCTCATCTAAACCGCTCATCTCCTCCCACTGACAGAATCAACAAACATCATGTGAACACAGAACTCAACGACAGACTGACTCTAGTTGTGATCTGATCTGCACATTATTATAAAGAT
This Carassius gibelio isolate Cgi1373 ecotype wild population from Czech Republic chromosome A23, carGib1.2-hapl.c, whole genome shotgun sequence DNA region includes the following protein-coding sequences:
- the ephb4b gene encoding ephrin type-B receptor 4b, whose product is MDHVSVFCFCFCFWTGFITAEEEVLMNTKLETSDLRWTVYPNSDPEWEEMSGLDEEGNSVRTFQICPMDTSVSHWLRTRFIPLRGATQVYVEIRFTVMECSAMPSSFRSCKETFNLLYYQSDEDTASSTHPAWMENPYSKVDTVAADFLLRRGGEKKSNVKTVRVGPLSKKGFYLAFQAQGACMALLSVRVFFKKCPSVTRSFSSFPETLPHSLVQQAEGVCVPNSAPTGQAPPTMFCGEDGQWVGPPSSSCVCEAGFEPLDSDRCRACGSGQYKASIGGSLCRVCPDNSNTHSSGSSVCVCRPGFHRAASDLPDSPCTTPPSAPRSIIYQINDTVVTLEWSEPLDRGGRSDLSYSVECVRCRGSACVPCTDSVTYRPGQVGVAGRRVIIRGLLPHTTYTFSVIAQNGVSAVSHTSPASSSVNITTSRDVAVPVSGVRRTKASESSVSISWTVPPHTQHSILEYQLRYSLKDQDDGWQYVSSKSSSVVLSDLSRASQYQVQVRARTSAGYGHFSPAASISTLPDDEESPSRLLLISVLVAIGLLILIAVVIVAVFCFRRSSRTRDPDPDKSSQFLMGQGIKVYIDPFTYEDPNELVREFAKEIDVSFVKIEEVIGAGEFGEVCRGRLRVPGKKENYVAIKTLKAGYTDKQRRDFLSEASIMGQFQHPNIIHLEGVITASCPVMILTEYMENGALDSFLRLNDGQFTPIQLVGMLRGIASGMKYLSEKSYVHRDLAARNILVNSNLVCKVSDFGLSRFLTENSSDPTYTSSLGGKIPIRWTAPEAIAFRKFTSASDVWSYGIVMWEVMSFGERPYWDMSNQDVINAIEQDYRLPPPPECPASLHQLMLDCWQKERSSRPRFCAIVSALDRLIRNPASLKITGRISDGSSHPLLDQRPPPSLSHCSSVSDWLRIIKMERYEDNFLQAGFTSIQLVSHISTEDLLRIGVTLAGHQKKILSSIQTLRVHGGSLRY